One genomic region from Vicia villosa cultivar HV-30 ecotype Madison, WI unplaced genomic scaffold, Vvil1.0 ctg.000352F_1_1_1, whole genome shotgun sequence encodes:
- the LOC131627206 gene encoding uncharacterized protein LOC131627206, translating into MEQRVEGEGGTNDTRTSSIFKLQPLQIDNEDILFCIDVDPQSMVEMKGVTGPNGRPLTRLDAIKQAIVLFVNAKLTINPHHRFAFATLSNSASWLRKEFSSEVESTIAAMRGLSATTSSSEPDLTTLFQLAAHEAKKSSTQGRIFRVILFYCRSTGRPQHQWPENQRLFTLDIIYLHDKPGPDNCPQEVYDTLVDTLEHVTDYEGYIFESGHASARILFRHVLVLLSHPQQRCIQEYINIPKSLAIKAPPQVEPMATEDNPPVSTQ; encoded by the exons ATGGAACAAAGAGTCGAAGGAGAAGGAGGCACCAACGATACACGAACCAGCAGCATTTTCAAGCTGCAACCCTTACAAATCGACAACGAAGATATACTCTTCTGCATCGACGTTGATCCTCAATCCATGGTTGAGATGAAAGGTGTCACTGGACCCAATGGAAGACCCCTCACCCGTTTGGACGCCATTAAACAAGCCATCGTTCTCTTCGTCAATGCCAAACTCACCATCAATCCTCATCACCGCTTCGCTTTCGCTACTCTCTCCAATTCCGCTTCATGG CTGAGGAAAGAATTTAGCAGCGAAGTTGAGTCAACAATTGCAGCAATGCGAGGGCTTTCGGCTACTACATCTAGCAGTGAACCGGACCTTACTACTTTGTTCCAACTTGCTGCTCATGAAGCTAAAAAATCCAGTACACAGGGTCGCATTTTCAGAGTG ATTCTATTCTACTGCAGATCGACTGGGCGCCCACAACATCAGTGGCCTGAGAACCAGAGGCTCTTCACTTTGGATATCATATACCTTCATGACAAACCTGGCCCTGACAATTGCCCCCAAGAGGTCTATGATACACTGGTCGATACTCTTGAACATGTTACAGACTACGAGGGTTATATCTTTGAGAGTGGACATGCGTCAGCAAGGATTCTTTTTCGTCATGTGTTAGTTCTATTGTCACATCCTCAGCAGCGCTGTATCCAAGAGTACATCAACATACCAAAATCACTTGCAATTAAGGCTCCTCCTCAGGTGGAGCCAATGGCTACTGAAGATAATCCTCCAGTATCTACCCAGTGA